Proteins found in one Drosophila innubila isolate TH190305 chromosome X, UK_Dinn_1.0, whole genome shotgun sequence genomic segment:
- the LOC117793774 gene encoding uncharacterized protein LOC117793774 yields MDDYDIDIDLNFVQLSRQQLLQRYTNAMRQLRRLAEANYGVRPLSFDNYVIFQYFQQRSQAPLYNATTPLMAYLKLEVLHHLLDRRRKILCWLFYLTLMSLCVVAYRYETTNGANNARMVQSLVYPGMRMWRRMTMPLIQRFPRLTELYDESCLMGNPFFQVEDLSCGPCANVESVWLESDECAQIYVDTENDDTTIENSNNNLSVSQHEVGSLAGYKQLAQLQHCRKPNDNPYTFRSNQHGFDLGDFHKIYANNLKIFQRDAYRVHSTNDGVHNLEDLFGQFNSSSSDPNPDDTLGTPVWSTHAHNLWRCNRMLPARLMRPFFARPMRLPSMGLALERFVAIDTAQAPAYTLPETECPNVYVHQAVGSRFIILRPTSECRHRCRTLSMRLTQSFVLNYNWLYWKPISAPDPISESMSISLIGSHC; encoded by the exons ATGGACGACTACGACATCGATATCGATTTGAACTTTGTGCAGCTGAGCCGGCAGCAACTGCTGCAGCGCTACACAAACGCAATGCGGCAGCTGCGACGCCTCGCCGAAGCGAATTACGGTGTTCGTCCGCTCAGCTTTGACAACTATGTGATCTTTCAGTATTTCCAGCAGCGGAGTCAGGCGCCGCTTTACAATGCGACCACGCCACTGATGGCATATCTCAAACTGGAGGTACTGCATCATTTGCTTGATCGCCGGCGTAAAATCTTATGCTGGCTGTTCTACCTGACGCTCATGTCGCTGTGTGTGGTCGCCTATCGCTACGAGACGACAAATGGTGCGAACAACGCCCGGATGGTGCAATCCCTGGTCTATCCGGGCATGCGGATGTGGCGACGCATGACCATGCCGCTCATCCAGCGCTTTCCACGTCTCACCGAGCTCTACGACGAGTCCTGCCTAATGGGTAATCCGTTCTTTCAGGTGGAGGATCTCAGCTGCGGTCCCTGCGCCAACGTGGAAAGCGTCTGGTTGGAAAGTGATGAATGCGCGCAGATCTATGTCGATACGGAAAATGATGATACAACAAtcgaaaacagcaacaacaatctgaGTGTTAGCCAACATGAAGTTGGCTCTTTAGCTGGCTACAAGCAGCTGGCGCAACTGCAGCACTGCCGTAAGCCAAACGATAACCCCTATACGTTCCGGAGCAATCAACATGGCTTTGATTTGGGTGATTTTCACAAGATTTATGCCAACAATTTGAAGATCTTCCAGCGTGACGCGTATCGCGTACACTCCACCAACGATGGCGTCCACAATCTCGAGGATCTCTTCGGCCAGTTTAACAGCAGCAGTTCGGATCCGAATCCTGATGATACGCTTGGAACGCCCGTTTGGTCAACGCATGCTCACAATCTGTGGCGATGTAATCGCATGCTGCCCGCCCGTCTCATGCGTCCCTTCTTTGCCCGTCCAATGCGTTTGCCCAGCATGGGCTTGGCCCTGGAACGTTTTGTGGCCATCGATACGGCCCAGGCGCCCGCCTATACTCTGCCAGAGACCGAGTGTCCCAATGTCTATGTGCATCAGGCGGTGGGCAGCCGTTTCATCATCTTGCGTCCGACCAGCGAGTGCCGTCATCGCTGTCGCACTCTGTCCATGCGTCTCACGCAGTCCTTTGTGC TCAATTACAATTGGTTGTACTGGAAACCCATTTCGGCGCCAGATCCCATTTCTGAGTCCATGTCCATCAGTCTTATTGGTTCTCATTGCTAG
- the LOC117779833 gene encoding integrin beta-PS isoform X1 — protein sequence MRDRDTDTTTTATATAILPAPAPHRKTQIATQKMQQLISLTLLCVLACTLSHCTAAQMDQSPAKLEQNPCVNKATCHECIQTQNCGWCMKSDYGDRSRCFLHTPKPEVCPEEFIWNPDTSERILINKDLTLDSSAAAWSGGQFISGGSYESSAHQQSSASGSYGASGSSSSYGSSSSSGSSSGFSSSSGSQSASGSAAMASAAGEIVQIKPQRVSLKLRINEVHNLDVSYSQAEDYPVDLYYLMDLSKSMEDDKEKLSALGDKLSETMKRITSNFRLGFGSFVDKVLMPYVSTIPKKLEHPCDNCKAPYGYRNHMPLSNNTESFSNEVKQAAVSGNLDAPEGGFDAIMQAIACRQQVGWREQARRLLVFSTDAGFHYAGDGKLGGVITPNDGECHLNGQGMYTHSIIQDYPSISQINQKVKQNAINIIFAVTQNQYSVYQKLSGHIEGSSSAILSNDSSNVVDLVREEYSKISSTVEMKDNATGDVKITYYSSCLTKGQQTKTNKCSGLKVGDKVTFTANITVTKCPTNPRDWNQVIQIYPVGINESMIIDLEMLCSCPCEHPGSNGYEKHSRNCSNFGTLMCGICECDEQHFGNTCECSMSDVHLNNGNNNMCRQGNNTNAADCNGRGSCVCGECECNKRPNPEEIISGKYCECENFSCERNKNLLCSGPDHGICECNRCVCKPGWTGSNCDCQTSKDTCMPPNGGEICSGHGTCVCGACKCKSTDDGRYSGKYCDKCPTCSGRCHELKDCVQCQMYHTGELKNGDDCAKNCTTFTPVGVEQVKLDEDKDEQLCVFFDEDDCKFTFKYSEAGELVVHAQEDKECPPKVFMLGIVLGVIAAIVLVGLAILLLWKLLTTIHDRREFARFEKERMNAKWDTGENPIYKQATSTFKNPIYAGK from the exons atgagagacagagacacagacacaacaacaacagcaacagcaacagcaatattaCCCGCTCCCGCTCCACACCGAAAGACCCAAATAGCGACACAAAAGATGCAGCAGCTGATATCCCTGACGCTGCTGTGCGTCCTCGCCTGCACATTGAGCCATTGTACGGCGGCGCAGATGGATCAGTCACCCGCCAAATTGGAGCAGAATCCGTGCGTGAACAAGGCCACCTGCCATGAATGCATACAGACGCAGAATTGTGGTTGGTGCATGAAATCCGACTATGGCGATCGATCGCGATGCTTTCTGCACACACCAAAGCCGGAGGTGTGCCCGGAGGAGTTCATCTGGAATCCGGATACATCGGAACGTATATTGATCAATAAGGATCTGACGCTGGACAGCAGTGCCGCCGCATGGTCGGGTGGTCAATTTATATCGGGCGGATCCTACGAGAGTAGTGCACATCAGCAAAGTTCAGCGTCCGGCTCTTATGGTGCATCCGGTTCCAGTTCCAGCTAcggctccagctccagctctgGTTCCAGTTCAGGTTTCAGCTCCAGTTCGGGATCGCAGAGTGCCTCTGGATCAGCAGCAATGGCTTCTGCCGCTGGTGAAATTGTGCAGATAAAACCACAACGTGTCAGCCTTAAGCTGCGCATCA ATGAGGTCCACAATTTGGATGTGAGCTACTCACAGGCCGAGGACTATCCCGTTGATCTCTACTATTTGATGGATCTGTCCAAATCTATGGAGGATGACAAAGAGAAACTCTCCGCACTGGGCGACAAACTCTCGGAGACAATGAAGCGCATCACATCCAATTTCCGTTTAGGTTTCGGCTCGTTTGTCGACAAGGTGCTCATGCCCTACGTATCTACCATACCCAAGAA acTCGAGCATCCATGCGATAACTGCAAGGCCCCCTATGGTTACCGCAATCACATGCCACTGAGCAATAACACCGAAAGCTTCTCT AATGAGGTAAAACAAGCAGCTGTATCTGGTAATTTGGATGCACCCGAGGGCGGCTTCGATGCCATCATGCAGGCAATTGCCTGTCGTCAGCAGGTGGGATGGCGGGAACAGGCGCGTCGTTTGCTCGTCTTCTCAACGGATGCGGGATTCCACTATGCCGGGGACGGCAAACTTGGCGGCGTGATAACGCCCAACGATGGGGAATGCCATTTGAATGGCCAGGGCATGTACACGCATTCGATTATTCAGGATTATCCGAGCATCTCACAAATCAACCAGAAGGTCAAGCAGAATGCCATCAACATCATTTTTGCCGTCACACAGAATCAGTATTCCGTCTATCAGAAGCTGTCAGGACACATTGAGGGCTCATCCAGTGCCATCTTGTCCAACGATTCATCCAACGTGGTGGATCTTGTGCGCGAGGAGTATAGC aaaatttcatcaaCGGTGGAAATGAAGGACAATGCCACGGGTGATGTTAAGATCACGTATTACTCATCCTGTTTGACCAAGGGACAGCAGACCAAAACTAACAAGTGCAGCGGCCTCAAAGTGGGTGACAAGGTCACCTTCACTGCCAATATTACGGTCACCAAATGCCCGACAAATCCACGCGACTGGAATCAG GTTATACAAATCTATCCGGTGGGCATTAATGAAAGCATGATCATTGATCTGGAGATGCTGTGCTCGTGCCCGTGCGAGCATCCCGGCTCCAATGGCTATGAGAAGCACTCGAGAAACTGCAGCAACTTTGGTACATTGATGTGCGGCATCTGTGAGTGCGATGAGCAGCATTTTGGCAACACCTGCGAGTGCTCCATGTCGGATGTGCATTTgaacaacggcaacaataaTATGTGTCGCCAGGGCAACAATACTAATGCCGCCGATTGTAATGGACGTGGCAGCTGTGTGTGCggcgaatgcgaatgcaatAAGCGTCCCAATCCCGAGGAGATCATCTCCGGTAAATATTGCGAATGCGAGAACTTCAGCTGTGAGCGCAACAAGAATTTGCTATGTTCCGGCCCCGATCACGGCATCTGCGAGTGCAATCGCTGTGTGTGTAAGCCCGGCTGGACGGGCAGCAACTGTGACTGCCAAACGTCCAAGGATACTTGTATGCCACCAAATGGCGGTGAGATTTGCTCCGGTCACGGCACCTGTGTATGCGGCGCCTGCAAATGCAAGTCCACCGATGATGGTCGCTACTCGGGCAAATATTGTGACAAGTGTCCCACCTGCTCGGGACGTTGTCATGAGCTCAAGGATTGCGTGCAGTGTCAAATGTATCACACGGGCGAGCTGAAGAATGGTGATGATTGTGCCAAAAACTGCACCACTTTCACGCCCGTTGGCGTTGAACAGGTCAAGCTGGATGAGGACAAGGATGAGCAACTGTGCGTCTTTTTCGATGAGGATGATTGCAAGTTTACGTTCAAATACAGCGAAGCGGGTGAGCTTGTGGTGCACGCCCAAGAGGATAAGGAGTGCCCGCCCAAGGTCTTTATGCTCGGCATTGTGCTTGGCGTCATTGCGGCCATTGTTTTGGTGGGATTGGCCATACTGCTGCTATGGAAACTGCTCACCACCATCCATGATCGTCGTGAGTTTGCACGCTTCGAGAAGGAGCGCATGAATGCCAAATGGGATACG GGCGAGAATCCTATCTACAAGCAGGCCACCTCCACTTTCAAGAATCCCATCTATGCGGGCAAATAA
- the LOC117779833 gene encoding integrin beta-PS isoform X2 codes for MRDRDTDTTTTATATAILPAPAPHRKTQIATQKMQQLISLTLLCVLACTLSHCTAAQMDQSPAKLEQNPCVNKATCHECIQTQNCGWCMKSDYGDRSRCFLHTPKPEVCPEEFIWNPDTSERILINKDLTLDSSAAAWSGGQFISGGSYESSAHQQSSASGSYGASGSSSSYGSSSSSGSSSGFSSSSGSQSASGSAAMASAAGEIVQIKPQRVSLKLRINEVHNLDVSYSQAEDYPVDLYYLMDLSKSMEDDKEKLSALGDKLSETMKRITSNFRLGFGSFVDKVLMPYVSTIPKNLEEPCPKCDAPYGYRNIMGLSTDTYRFSNEVKQAAVSGNLDAPEGGFDAIMQAIACRQQVGWREQARRLLVFSTDAGFHYAGDGKLGGVITPNDGECHLNGQGMYTHSIIQDYPSISQINQKVKQNAINIIFAVTQNQYSVYQKLSGHIEGSSSAILSNDSSNVVDLVREEYSKISSTVEMKDNATGDVKITYYSSCLTKGQQTKTNKCSGLKVGDKVTFTANITVTKCPTNPRDWNQVIQIYPVGINESMIIDLEMLCSCPCEHPGSNGYEKHSRNCSNFGTLMCGICECDEQHFGNTCECSMSDVHLNNGNNNMCRQGNNTNAADCNGRGSCVCGECECNKRPNPEEIISGKYCECENFSCERNKNLLCSGPDHGICECNRCVCKPGWTGSNCDCQTSKDTCMPPNGGEICSGHGTCVCGACKCKSTDDGRYSGKYCDKCPTCSGRCHELKDCVQCQMYHTGELKNGDDCAKNCTTFTPVGVEQVKLDEDKDEQLCVFFDEDDCKFTFKYSEAGELVVHAQEDKECPPKVFMLGIVLGVIAAIVLVGLAILLLWKLLTTIHDRREFARFEKERMNAKWDTGENPIYKQATSTFKNPIYAGK; via the exons atgagagacagagacacagacacaacaacaacagcaacagcaacagcaatattaCCCGCTCCCGCTCCACACCGAAAGACCCAAATAGCGACACAAAAGATGCAGCAGCTGATATCCCTGACGCTGCTGTGCGTCCTCGCCTGCACATTGAGCCATTGTACGGCGGCGCAGATGGATCAGTCACCCGCCAAATTGGAGCAGAATCCGTGCGTGAACAAGGCCACCTGCCATGAATGCATACAGACGCAGAATTGTGGTTGGTGCATGAAATCCGACTATGGCGATCGATCGCGATGCTTTCTGCACACACCAAAGCCGGAGGTGTGCCCGGAGGAGTTCATCTGGAATCCGGATACATCGGAACGTATATTGATCAATAAGGATCTGACGCTGGACAGCAGTGCCGCCGCATGGTCGGGTGGTCAATTTATATCGGGCGGATCCTACGAGAGTAGTGCACATCAGCAAAGTTCAGCGTCCGGCTCTTATGGTGCATCCGGTTCCAGTTCCAGCTAcggctccagctccagctctgGTTCCAGTTCAGGTTTCAGCTCCAGTTCGGGATCGCAGAGTGCCTCTGGATCAGCAGCAATGGCTTCTGCCGCTGGTGAAATTGTGCAGATAAAACCACAACGTGTCAGCCTTAAGCTGCGCATCA ATGAGGTCCACAATTTGGATGTGAGCTACTCACAGGCCGAGGACTATCCCGTTGATCTCTACTATTTGATGGATCTGTCCAAATCTATGGAGGATGACAAAGAGAAACTCTCCGCACTGGGCGACAAACTCTCGGAGACAATGAAGCGCATCACATCCAATTTCCGTTTAGGTTTCGGCTCGTTTGTCGACAAGGTGCTCATGCCCTACGTATCTACCATACCCAAGAA CCTGGAGGAGCCATGCCCCAAATGCGATGCTCCCTATGGCTATCGTAACATCATGGGCTTGAGTACGGACACATATAGATTCTCT AATGAGGTAAAACAAGCAGCTGTATCTGGTAATTTGGATGCACCCGAGGGCGGCTTCGATGCCATCATGCAGGCAATTGCCTGTCGTCAGCAGGTGGGATGGCGGGAACAGGCGCGTCGTTTGCTCGTCTTCTCAACGGATGCGGGATTCCACTATGCCGGGGACGGCAAACTTGGCGGCGTGATAACGCCCAACGATGGGGAATGCCATTTGAATGGCCAGGGCATGTACACGCATTCGATTATTCAGGATTATCCGAGCATCTCACAAATCAACCAGAAGGTCAAGCAGAATGCCATCAACATCATTTTTGCCGTCACACAGAATCAGTATTCCGTCTATCAGAAGCTGTCAGGACACATTGAGGGCTCATCCAGTGCCATCTTGTCCAACGATTCATCCAACGTGGTGGATCTTGTGCGCGAGGAGTATAGC aaaatttcatcaaCGGTGGAAATGAAGGACAATGCCACGGGTGATGTTAAGATCACGTATTACTCATCCTGTTTGACCAAGGGACAGCAGACCAAAACTAACAAGTGCAGCGGCCTCAAAGTGGGTGACAAGGTCACCTTCACTGCCAATATTACGGTCACCAAATGCCCGACAAATCCACGCGACTGGAATCAG GTTATACAAATCTATCCGGTGGGCATTAATGAAAGCATGATCATTGATCTGGAGATGCTGTGCTCGTGCCCGTGCGAGCATCCCGGCTCCAATGGCTATGAGAAGCACTCGAGAAACTGCAGCAACTTTGGTACATTGATGTGCGGCATCTGTGAGTGCGATGAGCAGCATTTTGGCAACACCTGCGAGTGCTCCATGTCGGATGTGCATTTgaacaacggcaacaataaTATGTGTCGCCAGGGCAACAATACTAATGCCGCCGATTGTAATGGACGTGGCAGCTGTGTGTGCggcgaatgcgaatgcaatAAGCGTCCCAATCCCGAGGAGATCATCTCCGGTAAATATTGCGAATGCGAGAACTTCAGCTGTGAGCGCAACAAGAATTTGCTATGTTCCGGCCCCGATCACGGCATCTGCGAGTGCAATCGCTGTGTGTGTAAGCCCGGCTGGACGGGCAGCAACTGTGACTGCCAAACGTCCAAGGATACTTGTATGCCACCAAATGGCGGTGAGATTTGCTCCGGTCACGGCACCTGTGTATGCGGCGCCTGCAAATGCAAGTCCACCGATGATGGTCGCTACTCGGGCAAATATTGTGACAAGTGTCCCACCTGCTCGGGACGTTGTCATGAGCTCAAGGATTGCGTGCAGTGTCAAATGTATCACACGGGCGAGCTGAAGAATGGTGATGATTGTGCCAAAAACTGCACCACTTTCACGCCCGTTGGCGTTGAACAGGTCAAGCTGGATGAGGACAAGGATGAGCAACTGTGCGTCTTTTTCGATGAGGATGATTGCAAGTTTACGTTCAAATACAGCGAAGCGGGTGAGCTTGTGGTGCACGCCCAAGAGGATAAGGAGTGCCCGCCCAAGGTCTTTATGCTCGGCATTGTGCTTGGCGTCATTGCGGCCATTGTTTTGGTGGGATTGGCCATACTGCTGCTATGGAAACTGCTCACCACCATCCATGATCGTCGTGAGTTTGCACGCTTCGAGAAGGAGCGCATGAATGCCAAATGGGATACG GGCGAGAATCCTATCTACAAGCAGGCCACCTCCACTTTCAAGAATCCCATCTATGCGGGCAAATAA
- the LOC117783563 gene encoding uncharacterized protein LOC117783563 — MQLKHFLILRSKTKYLNKIKSNANINIRNMSDATATPDQRNVEIKARIPGGVTEFERRLDVAKKLTGTGGELIVQRDVFFNSPQGGRLKLRYLEAPARSQLVHYDRPDVAGPKLSKYNKIEVDEPAVLEKILRQSNGTLGVLAKRRLLFIHEQTRIHMDDVQDLGHFMEFEVCLRPEQTLEQGQAIAEQLSQTFNIAPADLMTGSYFDALTKAEN; from the coding sequence atgcaattgaagCATTTTCTAATACTAAGaagtaaaactaaatatttgaataaaataaaatcaaacgcaaacataaacataagaAACATGAGCGATGCAACTGCTACTCCGGATCAACGCAATGTGGAGATTAAAGCGCGTATTCCTGGCGGAGTTACTGAGTTCGAACGCCGCTTGGACGTGGCCAAGAAGTTGACCGGTACTGGTGGCGAGTTGATTGTGCAACGTGATGTATTCTTTAATTCACCACAGGGCGGTCGCCTGAAGCTGCGCTACTTGGAAGCACCGGCCCGTTCCCAGCTGGTTCATTATGACAGACCCGATGTGGCCGGCCCAAAGTTGTCCAAGTACAATAAAATCGAGGTGGACGAACCCGCGGTGCTGGAGAAGATACTGCGTCAGTCAAATGGTACACTAGGCGTGCTAGCCAAGCGCAGATTACTCTTTATACACGAGCAAACACGCATTCACATGGACGACGTGCAGGATTTGGGACATTTTATGGAGTTCGAAGTGTGCCTTCGTCCTGAACAGACACTGGAACAGGGCCAAGCAATTGCCGAGCAGCTCTCACAGACATTTAATATTGCGCCAGCTGATCTGATGACCGGCTCCTACTTTGATGCCCTCACAAAGgctgaaaattaa